Proteins found in one Methanospirillum hungatei JF-1 genomic segment:
- the ruvC gene encoding crossover junction endodeoxyribonuclease RuvC codes for MNTGNETVLGIDPGFARCGYGVVGKEKNTPVAYEWGCIETTPKTGDTPVRLLSIYDSIENLIRTYAPACLACEKLFFSRNTTTAMQVSEAKGVIILAAAKHQIPVFEYTPKQVKLAITGSGLADKKQIQMMITRLLRLSEIPQPDDAADGLALALCHVNWMRMR; via the coding sequence GTGAACACCGGAAATGAAACAGTTCTTGGCATCGATCCAGGATTTGCCAGATGTGGATATGGCGTTGTCGGTAAGGAAAAAAATACTCCGGTTGCATATGAATGGGGATGTATTGAGACCACCCCGAAAACCGGAGATACACCGGTCAGATTACTCTCAATTTATGATTCAATAGAGAATCTTATCCGCACCTATGCCCCCGCCTGTCTTGCATGTGAAAAACTCTTCTTCTCCCGCAATACCACGACTGCGATGCAGGTCAGTGAAGCAAAAGGAGTTATCATTCTTGCTGCGGCGAAACATCAGATTCCGGTCTTTGAATATACACCAAAGCAGGTAAAACTCGCGATTACCGGATCCGGTCTGGCCGACAAGAAACAGATCCAGATGATGATTACGCGACTGCTCCGTCTTTCAGAGATACCACAGCCGGATGATGCTGCTGACGGACTGGCACTGGCACTTTGTCATGTGAACTGGATGAGGATGAGATGA
- the ruvA gene encoding Holliday junction branch migration protein RuvA: MSCELDEDEMIARIRGLVIGYETGSVIVEAGGIGYRIRVPESVLTSITKDDEIILYTELIIRQDLMQLYGFYTPEETEMFRLLISVSHIGPQTGLAIISRLSLPEICDAISSKKPEILSQVQGLGKKGAERIILELQKKVSELKIQYPQTPTSSTKIQDAVLALLSLGYSREEAMGALERSALDTETVSSSELVREALVFLRKK, encoded by the coding sequence TTGTCATGTGAACTGGATGAGGATGAGATGATAGCACGAATCAGGGGTCTGGTTATCGGATATGAAACAGGATCGGTCATTGTTGAGGCAGGGGGGATTGGTTATCGCATCCGTGTCCCGGAATCAGTCCTTACCTCTATCACAAAAGATGATGAGATTATTCTGTATACAGAACTTATCATCCGTCAGGATCTCATGCAGTTGTATGGTTTTTATACTCCTGAAGAGACAGAGATGTTCCGCCTTCTCATATCAGTATCTCACATCGGCCCACAGACCGGACTTGCAATTATAAGCAGACTATCTCTTCCTGAAATCTGTGATGCCATCTCATCCAAAAAACCAGAGATATTATCACAGGTCCAGGGACTTGGGAAGAAGGGAGCAGAACGGATCATCCTGGAGCTTCAGAAAAAGGTATCAGAACTGAAGATTCAGTATCCGCAAACACCCACTTCATCAACAAAAATCCAGGACGCCGTTCTTGCATTGTTATCTCTGGGATATAGTCGTGAGGAAGCAATGGGAGCTTTAGAGAGATCAGCACTGGATACAGAAACCGTATCCTCATCAGAACTTGTCAGGGAAGCCCTCGTATTCCTTCGGAAAAAGTGA
- a CDS encoding CheB methylesterase domain-containing protein has protein sequence MKIIIIGSSTGGPYILESIFSDFPVVNAAIVIVQHLPPTFTRTLANHISSLIKMPVSVASEGEELAAPHIYIAPAGSHLLIKNNRTFALNNSEKLHGVRPAVDLTMLSMQKKTDDSIMGIVLTGMGRDGADGIYFLHTLGAITIAQDPATAPIKSMPQAAIETGGVDFILTPEKIKHAIIQF, from the coding sequence ATGAAAATCATCATAATCGGTTCATCTACAGGCGGCCCGTATATACTGGAATCAATTTTCTCTGATTTTCCAGTTGTGAATGCAGCCATTGTTATCGTACAGCATCTCCCTCCGACCTTTACCCGGACTTTAGCCAACCATATCTCATCACTTATAAAAATGCCGGTTTCTGTCGCGAGTGAAGGAGAGGAACTGGCAGCGCCACATATCTACATTGCTCCTGCCGGATCCCATCTTCTGATAAAAAATAATAGAACCTTTGCCCTCAATAATAGTGAGAAACTACATGGTGTCCGCCCAGCTGTTGATTTGACCATGCTGTCAATGCAGAAAAAAACTGATGATTCTATCATGGGCATTGTACTGACCGGTATGGGACGAGATGGTGCTGATGGTATATATTTTCTGCATACATTAGGTGCGATTACCATTGCACAGGACCCGGCAACTGCACCCATTAAAAGTATGCCACAGGCGGCAATAGAGACTGGAGGAGTTGATTTTATTCTGACTCCGGAAAAAATTAAGCATGCTATCATTCAGTTTTAA
- a CDS encoding ATP-binding protein: MNIKDNTGHSVQSEQTLISLLLNMPGPACIIDLTGTIILANQKFKDILKIPLEQESFSFNILTFDSPFRDLSQDITEVGTGTYKSTHKNILFHSDDDLVHCYRIAITSFLDEKQETLIFISGCDITAEYYLSTEQNRINTLHGLIREIISSHLLDMHPEEQIQQIMSRVGAVMKVQYSSYLEIDQISPPQSIQERFLWSHRYGFLIGTDMDELRNDPQFLSIMSELKSHQPIIFRKQQTTGFIQKLLEERESGSLVMVPLMRDSYLTGILIFWDAAEERRWIQVELTTLMVLAGIIETRFSRRQIEGTLAKSEQKFQSLIDQIGDMYFMTDKSGYLIKVSSSMVKNLGYQSVENLQGTSLENVVHPPEFWPIFLSDIISSEGVKDYEIQLITRDQKIIYSSISCRLIYDDDGMLQGIEGVIRDISRRKQYGDLLSDIEWKLEQAQRIARMGVWSYDNHLERFRVSPEVFSLLGIPPDRNDVVIDDFISRTYPNDTDKFLHYFPLAVKQGIEFDFEFRISLEEEKFKYLRIKGKPLIKKGIVQGSFGILQDTTERKDVENHLMKYATELEKKTIELDEMRTQLLDMNRDLDYRVRKRTVQIEDLLKQKDEFIQIIGHDLKTPLTPLVAILPYIRKKVTDPELCELLDNTIEDVSTIRKLVTTILDLAQMNSLYMISDIQKIHIREMIDQIVSDNAYLIHQKSLKITNNIPDEYQVLMSPMHFETILGNLIGNAIKYSFINGNVTIDATDLGDSVMLSIKDEGIGIEPEHISRVFEEFYRADNSRHERGSHGLGLAIAKRVAEIYHGIITVESAGAGKGSMFHLHLKKNPDTFLKKREGLIQTIIQKQGEENGRA, encoded by the coding sequence TTGAACATCAAAGATAATACAGGGCACAGTGTTCAGTCTGAACAGACTCTTATTTCTCTTCTCTTGAATATGCCCGGCCCTGCCTGTATCATAGATCTGACAGGAACAATTATTCTTGCGAATCAGAAATTTAAGGATATTTTAAAGATTCCTTTAGAACAAGAATCATTCTCTTTTAATATACTCACTTTTGACAGCCCCTTTCGTGACTTGAGTCAGGACATTACCGAAGTAGGAACCGGGACTTATAAATCCACACATAAAAATATACTATTTCACTCCGATGATGATCTGGTTCATTGCTATCGAATTGCCATAACATCATTTCTTGATGAGAAACAGGAAACGTTGATCTTCATATCCGGATGTGACATCACCGCTGAATATTATCTGAGTACTGAGCAAAATCGAATCAATACCCTTCATGGCCTTATCAGGGAAATAATCAGTTCACATCTTTTGGATATGCATCCTGAAGAGCAGATTCAGCAGATAATGAGTCGTGTGGGTGCGGTCATGAAGGTGCAATATTCATCGTACCTGGAAATTGATCAGATCTCACCGCCTCAATCTATCCAGGAACGGTTTCTCTGGTCTCATCGGTACGGGTTTCTAATCGGAACTGATATGGATGAACTCCGAAACGACCCGCAATTTTTATCTATTATGTCAGAGCTGAAGTCTCATCAACCGATAATTTTCAGAAAACAGCAAACAACCGGATTTATTCAAAAGTTGCTTGAAGAACGGGAGTCAGGTTCACTGGTAATGGTCCCCCTTATGAGGGATTCGTATCTCACCGGAATACTAATTTTTTGGGATGCAGCAGAAGAACGGCGGTGGATACAGGTTGAACTGACTACTTTGATGGTTCTTGCCGGGATTATCGAAACCCGGTTTTCCAGACGTCAGATCGAAGGAACACTCGCGAAAAGCGAACAGAAATTCCAAAGTCTCATCGATCAGATTGGAGATATGTATTTTATGACTGATAAATCAGGATATCTCATCAAGGTCAGTTCCTCGATGGTGAAAAACCTTGGATATCAGTCAGTAGAAAATCTGCAAGGAACATCTCTTGAAAATGTTGTCCATCCTCCTGAGTTCTGGCCGATTTTTCTTTCTGATATTATCAGTAGTGAAGGAGTGAAAGACTATGAAATTCAGCTGATTACCCGGGATCAGAAGATTATTTACTCTTCGATCAGTTGCCGTCTTATCTATGATGACGATGGGATGCTTCAGGGGATTGAAGGGGTCATACGGGATATATCCAGACGGAAGCAATACGGTGATCTACTGTCAGATATTGAATGGAAACTTGAACAGGCCCAGAGAATTGCAAGGATGGGTGTCTGGTCATATGATAATCATCTGGAACGATTCAGAGTCTCGCCTGAAGTCTTCTCTCTGCTTGGAATCCCCCCTGACCGGAATGACGTGGTCATTGATGATTTTATCTCCCGTACCTATCCGAATGATACTGATAAATTTCTTCATTATTTTCCTCTCGCTGTGAAACAGGGAATTGAATTTGATTTTGAGTTCAGAATTAGTCTGGAGGAGGAGAAATTTAAATACCTCCGGATAAAAGGGAAACCATTAATTAAGAAAGGGATCGTTCAGGGTTCTTTTGGCATATTACAGGATACAACTGAACGGAAAGACGTAGAGAATCACCTGATGAAATATGCTACCGAGCTTGAGAAGAAGACGATAGAACTGGATGAGATGCGGACCCAGCTCCTTGATATGAACCGGGATCTTGATTACCGGGTACGGAAAAGGACTGTTCAGATAGAGGATTTGTTAAAACAGAAGGATGAGTTTATCCAGATAATCGGTCATGATCTGAAGACACCACTCACACCTCTTGTTGCGATTCTTCCATACATCAGGAAAAAAGTAACTGATCCCGAATTGTGCGAACTCCTGGATAATACCATAGAGGATGTTTCTACCATCAGAAAACTGGTCACTACAATTCTTGATCTCGCACAGATGAACAGCCTTTATATGATCTCTGACATCCAGAAGATACATATCAGGGAAATGATCGATCAGATAGTGAGTGACAATGCCTATCTTATTCATCAGAAAAGTCTGAAAATTACAAACAATATTCCGGATGAGTATCAGGTATTGATGTCACCGATGCATTTTGAGACCATTTTAGGAAATCTCATCGGGAATGCAATTAAATACTCATTTATTAATGGCAATGTTACTATTGATGCAACAGATCTGGGAGATTCCGTAATGCTCTCTATCAAAGATGAAGGAATTGGAATCGAACCAGAACATATCTCAAGGGTATTTGAGGAGTTTTACCGCGCTGACAACTCCCGTCATGAGCGTGGGTCACATGGCCTTGGCCTTGCAATTGCCAAGAGGGTAGCTGAAATATATCATGGGATTATTACCGTTGAGAGTGCCGGTGCAGGAAAAGGATCCATGTTTCATCTTCACCTCAAGAAAAATCCGGATACATTTCTTAAAAAAAGAGAAGGACTGATACAGACTATTATCCAAAAACAGGGGGAAGAAAATGGCAGAGCATAA
- a CDS encoding response regulator codes for MAEHKGDVMIVDDDAHVRIAVKTILSDAGFHIISADSGGQCIDLLKKGFSGVVLLDIMMPGMDGWDTIRAILDNSLEQGIAIVMLTAKNAPDAKMIGLQEYVVDYITKPFDNEDLIEKTTFFMGFVRNQTGNGTTTE; via the coding sequence ATGGCAGAGCATAAAGGAGATGTAATGATTGTGGATGACGATGCGCATGTCAGAATAGCGGTAAAGACCATCCTTTCTGATGCAGGATTTCATATCATTTCTGCAGATAGTGGAGGGCAATGTATTGATCTCTTAAAAAAAGGATTTTCAGGAGTCGTACTTCTCGATATCATGATGCCGGGGATGGATGGGTGGGATACCATCCGGGCAATTCTTGATAATAGTCTTGAGCAGGGGATCGCAATTGTAATGCTCACCGCAAAGAATGCTCCTGATGCAAAAATGATTGGTCTTCAGGAGTATGTTGTTGATTACATAACAAAGCCTTTTGATAATGAGGATCTTATTGAAAAAACCACGTTTTTTATGGGTTTTGTACGGAATCAAACCGGCAATGGAACAACTACAGAATGA
- the ppk1 gene encoding polyphosphate kinase 1, whose amino-acid sequence MEGEQESSHTTFSRNPHLKNPNLYFNRELSWIQFNRHVLDEAKDHSHPLLERVKFLSIFANNLDEFFMIRVSGLHQQLQEGVTKASPDGLSPGEQLDAIYHTLVPLLEEAVKTWNDDIIPALKEEGIIIHTYETLHEEQKYNIRNYFIKEIFPVLTPLAFDKSHPFPFISNLALNLAVILRKRGHKEDLFARIKIPNKLFPRLIPVPVVGDGQNIRGRHEFIFLEEVIAENLDLLFPGMDVRAAYPFRVTRDADIEIEEDEADDLLVAVQESIGRRWVGRPVRIEVSSWMDQSVCSMMAEKMAGFPHMFYRLSGPVGMADLMCLVDINRPDLKDTPFIPSVPKKIENEQNLFTKIKARDFILFHPYESFQPVIQLVNQAAHDPDVLAIKMTLYRSGAKSPVIAALLDARENGKAVSVVVELKARFDEENNIGWAKALEHAGVHVVYGIMGLKVHAKLCLIVRREREGIIRYVHMSSGNYNATTARIYTDIGLFTADPEIASDVSNLFNALTGYSNYMAYNHLMVSPKYIRRGILSLIEREIQRQKEHQDGHIILKLNALQDAEMIRALYRASQAGVKIDLQIRGICCLRPGIPGVSENISVSTIVGRFLEHSRIYYFHNGGDEIVLMGSADLMPRNLNRRIEVLFPILDQRIRREIISTILPVHLNDTVKKRILTKDGSYIRAVPEGEALHAQEWLIAHRGIWNEHMDEENGKLHKNIDI is encoded by the coding sequence ATGGAAGGAGAACAGGAGAGTTCACATACAACTTTTTCACGAAATCCACATCTGAAAAATCCTAATTTGTATTTTAACCGGGAACTCTCGTGGATTCAGTTTAACCGTCATGTTCTGGATGAAGCAAAGGATCATTCTCATCCTCTTCTCGAACGGGTGAAATTTTTATCCATTTTTGCAAATAACCTGGATGAATTTTTTATGATCCGGGTATCAGGTCTTCATCAGCAGCTACAGGAAGGAGTAACCAAGGCATCTCCTGATGGTCTCTCACCCGGAGAACAACTGGACGCCATATATCATACACTTGTTCCTCTCCTTGAAGAAGCTGTGAAAACATGGAATGATGACATAATTCCTGCCTTAAAAGAAGAAGGCATCATCATTCATACCTATGAAACCTTACATGAAGAACAAAAATATAATATTCGTAATTATTTTATTAAAGAAATCTTTCCAGTACTTACACCTCTTGCCTTTGATAAGTCACATCCCTTTCCGTTCATCTCTAATCTTGCATTAAATCTTGCCGTGATACTCAGAAAACGAGGGCATAAAGAGGATTTATTTGCACGGATCAAGATCCCAAATAAATTATTTCCCCGCCTTATCCCGGTACCGGTGGTTGGTGATGGACAAAACATTCGGGGAAGGCATGAATTCATATTCTTAGAAGAGGTTATTGCAGAAAATCTGGACCTTCTCTTCCCGGGAATGGACGTCAGGGCAGCCTATCCATTCAGAGTGACCAGGGATGCAGACATTGAGATAGAGGAAGATGAAGCAGATGACCTGCTCGTTGCAGTTCAGGAATCTATCGGACGCCGCTGGGTAGGCAGACCTGTCAGAATTGAAGTCTCTTCATGGATGGATCAATCGGTCTGTTCCATGATGGCAGAGAAGATGGCCGGATTTCCCCATATGTTCTATCGGCTGTCAGGGCCGGTTGGTATGGCTGATCTCATGTGTCTTGTAGACATTAACCGGCCGGATTTGAAAGATACTCCTTTCATCCCCTCTGTTCCGAAAAAGATAGAGAACGAACAGAACCTCTTTACAAAAATCAAGGCACGGGATTTTATTCTCTTTCATCCCTACGAGAGTTTTCAGCCGGTCATCCAGCTGGTAAACCAGGCGGCCCATGACCCTGATGTTCTCGCAATTAAGATGACCTTGTACCGTTCAGGTGCAAAATCACCAGTCATTGCGGCCCTTCTTGATGCCAGAGAAAATGGGAAGGCAGTATCGGTTGTGGTAGAACTCAAGGCACGGTTTGATGAGGAGAATAATATCGGATGGGCGAAAGCCCTGGAACATGCCGGAGTCCATGTTGTCTATGGAATTATGGGACTAAAAGTCCATGCAAAGCTGTGTCTCATTGTCAGAAGAGAACGTGAAGGAATCATTCGGTACGTCCACATGAGTTCAGGGAATTATAATGCTACAACTGCGCGAATTTACACAGATATTGGTCTTTTTACGGCTGATCCAGAGATCGCTTCGGATGTTTCAAATCTCTTTAATGCCCTGACCGGATACTCAAATTATATGGCCTATAACCATCTGATGGTCTCGCCAAAATACATCAGACGGGGAATTCTCTCTCTTATTGAACGGGAGATTCAGCGCCAGAAAGAGCATCAGGACGGCCATATCATCCTGAAATTAAATGCCCTGCAGGATGCAGAGATGATTCGGGCATTGTACCGTGCGTCACAGGCCGGTGTAAAGATTGATCTTCAGATACGGGGGATCTGCTGTCTTCGGCCAGGGATACCAGGAGTATCTGAAAATATTTCAGTATCCACTATCGTCGGACGGTTCCTGGAGCATTCAAGAATTTACTATTTCCATAATGGAGGGGATGAGATTGTCCTTATGGGGAGTGCGGACCTCATGCCACGGAATCTGAACAGGAGGATAGAGGTACTATTTCCCATCCTGGATCAGAGGATTCGAAGAGAGATAATCTCAACAATTCTCCCGGTACACCTGAATGACACCGTGAAGAAGCGGATTCTGACAAAAGATGGATCATATATCAGGGCAGTTCCTGAAGGGGAGGCTTTACATGCACAGGAATGGCTCATTGCCCACCGGGGGATCTGGAATGAACATATGGATGAAGAAAATGGCAAGCTGCATAAAAACATTGACATCTAG